Proteins encoded by one window of uncultured Methanobrevibacter sp.:
- a CDS encoding CatA-like O-acetyltransferase: protein MREIEFNLDENPFINFQSARYSMSARVNVEKLWNWCHENGKSFFIMSLGCLMNAVNSVDELKRRIIDNKAVEFNYLDGVTPIMNEDEGIYCEMKVKTPQEFENIIQWHDYVKDLSTDILSGKSESFFIEMEKRDLTNIANFSCIPWVDFDMITNCTVEGKAIQPLITWGKVNENFEMSVSITVSHIFVNGRELGYFYENAQREFNNIE from the coding sequence ATGAGGGAAATTGAATTTAATTTAGATGAAAATCCTTTTATTAATTTTCAATCAGCCAGATATTCAATGTCTGCAAGAGTTAATGTTGAAAAGCTGTGGAACTGGTGTCATGAAAATGGCAAATCATTTTTCATAATGAGCCTTGGATGTCTGATGAATGCAGTAAACTCTGTTGATGAACTTAAAAGAAGAATAATTGACAATAAAGCAGTTGAATTTAATTATTTGGATGGTGTAACCCCAATAATGAATGAAGATGAAGGAATTTACTGTGAAATGAAAGTAAAAACTCCACAGGAATTTGAAAACATTATCCAATGGCATGATTATGTTAAAGACTTATCAACGGATATTTTAAGCGGCAAAAGTGAAAGCTTTTTCATTGAAATGGAGAAAAGGGATTTGACAAACATTGCCAATTTTTCATGCATTCCATGGGTTGATTTTGACATGATAACAAATTGTACTGTTGAAGGAAAAGCTATCCAGCCCCTAATCACATGGGGGAAAGTAAATGAAAACTTTGAAATGAGCGTTTCAATTACAGTAAGTCACATATTCGTAAATGGTCGAGAGCTCGGATACTTCTATGAGAATGCACAAAGGGAATTTAACAATATTGAATAG
- a CDS encoding NUDIX domain-containing protein → MWGLTVRGICEVNGKILLLKVRSKSSHDANRWEIPGGKVKKGEFFDDALRREYLEETGLEITIESLYNTIQNNYTACKTNEQIKSIQLIMKVTSKSDEVKISEEHDEYGWFSKDEVCRMIDENLLSKAAMNAFKKNKVL, encoded by the coding sequence ATGTGGGGATTGACAGTAAGGGGAATATGTGAAGTAAATGGAAAAATTTTACTTTTAAAAGTCAGATCAAAATCAAGTCATGATGCAAACAGATGGGAAATTCCAGGCGGCAAAGTCAAAAAAGGAGAATTTTTTGATGATGCATTAAGGCGCGAATATTTGGAAGAAACAGGACTTGAAATTACAATAGAATCTCTTTATAATACAATTCAAAATAACTATACTGCCTGCAAGACCAATGAGCAAATCAAATCAATTCAGCTTATCATGAAAGTAACTTCCAAAAGCGATGAAGTAAAAATAAGCGAAGAACACGACGAATATGGATGGTTTTCAAAAGATGAAGTATGCAGGATGATTGATGAAAATCTGCTGTCAAAAGCTGCAATGAATGCATTTAAAAAAAATAAGGTATTATAG
- a CDS encoding Mrp/NBP35 family ATP-binding protein yields MPEHGHGHHGHGGQMTPEQQRQMIEQELRIAKNLGQIKHKIVVMSGKGGVGKSTVAANIAETLQSLGFKTGILDADIHGPNIPKMLGLELYGEAFSQNQFDTFKEITEARLAEKDFETDEEKLEYIESIKEEFNTTMFPVTLPSGLKVMSMAFLLESMDTPIIWRGPQKTGAIKQLISDCNWGELDYLIIDNPPGTGDEPLTVLQTIPDADAVIMVTTPNVVSQEDVLKCVKMVGMMNIKKIGLVENMAYYMCPHCGEKLHIFGKGNGEKFAEEMEIEYLGDLPIEEAVSNSPNEDATISTLNPDDEVSKRFKEIVLEINEKFC; encoded by the coding sequence ATGCCTGAACATGGTCACGGTCATCATGGTCACGGAGGCCAAATGACTCCTGAACAACAAAGACAAATGATTGAACAAGAATTGAGAATAGCAAAAAATCTTGGTCAGATTAAACATAAAATAGTTGTAATGAGTGGAAAAGGAGGAGTTGGAAAATCTACTGTTGCAGCTAACATAGCTGAGACTTTACAAAGCCTAGGCTTTAAAACCGGTATTTTGGATGCAGATATTCACGGACCAAACATTCCAAAAATGTTAGGTCTTGAATTATACGGTGAAGCATTCAGTCAAAACCAATTCGATACATTCAAAGAAATCACTGAAGCAAGACTTGCAGAAAAAGATTTTGAAACAGATGAAGAAAAATTAGAATATATTGAATCTATTAAAGAGGAATTCAATACTACAATGTTTCCAGTAACATTGCCAAGCGGCTTGAAAGTAATGTCAATGGCATTTTTACTTGAAAGCATGGATACTCCAATCATCTGGAGAGGTCCTCAAAAAACAGGAGCAATCAAGCAATTGATTTCTGACTGTAATTGGGGCGAACTTGATTATTTAATCATCGATAACCCACCAGGAACTGGTGATGAACCTTTAACAGTATTGCAAACTATTCCTGATGCAGATGCAGTAATCATGGTAACAACACCTAATGTCGTATCTCAGGAAGATGTTTTGAAATGTGTTAAGATGGTTGGCATGATGAACATCAAAAAAATCGGTCTTGTTGAAAACATGGCTTATTACATGTGTCCTCATTGCGGTGAAAAATTGCATATTTTCGGCAAAGGCAATGGTGAGAAGTTTGCTGAAGAGATGGAAATTGAATATTTAGGTGATTTGCCAATTGAAGAAGCAGTTTCAAATTCACCAAATGAAGATGCAACTATTTCAACATTAAATCCTGATGATGAAGTTTCAAAAAGATTTAAGGAAATAGTTTTAGAAATAAATGAGAAATTTTGTTAA
- a CDS encoding flavodoxin family protein: MKIVALQASPRKGGNCDVLMDEMIKGIEENGGEVVKYYLEKEDIAPCKACMYCAENPECVRADDGNKILDDLVAADGVIFATPIYYGQMTAQGKLIIDRFYSIGQNPDKSLSGKAALIFTENQPEGTYADYIELTKFSPFTFMGYEVIGHVDAGSAGPAGIVATEQEDKLKEAYELGLKF, translated from the coding sequence ATGAAAATTGTAGCACTTCAAGCAAGTCCGCGTAAAGGTGGAAATTGTGATGTATTAATGGATGAAATGATTAAGGGTATTGAAGAAAACGGTGGAGAAGTAGTTAAATATTACTTGGAAAAAGAAGACATTGCACCATGTAAAGCATGCATGTACTGTGCTGAAAATCCTGAATGCGTTCGTGCAGATGACGGTAACAAAATATTGGATGATTTGGTTGCTGCTGACGGCGTAATCTTTGCAACACCAATTTATTATGGTCAAATGACTGCTCAAGGTAAACTAATCATTGACCGTTTCTACAGCATTGGACAAAATCCTGATAAAAGCTTATCCGGTAAAGCTGCATTGATATTCACTGAAAATCAGCCTGAAGGAACTTATGCAGACTACATTGAACTTACAAAATTCTCACCATTCACATTTATGGGCTACGAAGTAATCGGCCATGTGGATGCTGGTAGTGCAGGTCCTGCCGGTATCGTAGCTACCGAACAGGAAGATAAATTAAAAGAAGCTTATGAATTAGGTTTAAAATTTTAA
- a CDS encoding ketopantoate reductase family protein: MKILLIGAGGVGIGLAASVASQGAEVSIFARDKTATAIKENGIKRCGLFTHYEIKDIPVYEKYSEIPKNTFDYIFIATKTTSNREVAENLNNHKEILKDTGKIIIFQNGFGNDEAYLEYFPEDKVFSARIITGFRRHERHISEVTVYTEPILLGSLQHENPNSLKDIADMITASGIKCEITHEVDRYLWAKMIYNCALNPLGAILNVNYGKLTENEYSKEIMDKIIDEIFEVIKLSGYSTLWNSSKEYKDIFYSKLVPDTYEHFSSTHQDIQRKIRTEIDSLNGKVIELGEKNNVDVSTNKIIYNLIKSIESDF; this comes from the coding sequence ATGAAGATTTTATTAATAGGTGCAGGAGGAGTTGGCATAGGCCTTGCAGCTTCAGTCGCATCACAGGGAGCAGAAGTTTCAATCTTTGCACGTGACAAAACTGCCACTGCAATTAAAGAAAATGGAATAAAAAGATGCGGATTGTTCACACATTATGAAATTAAGGACATCCCAGTCTATGAAAAATACTCAGAAATTCCAAAAAATACCTTTGACTATATTTTCATAGCAACAAAAACAACATCAAATAGAGAAGTTGCTGAAAACCTAAATAACCACAAGGAAATTCTTAAGGACACAGGCAAAATAATCATTTTCCAGAATGGATTTGGAAATGATGAAGCGTATCTTGAATACTTCCCTGAAGATAAGGTTTTTTCGGCAAGGATCATTACAGGATTCAGAAGGCATGAAAGACACATAAGTGAGGTTACCGTTTATACCGAACCCATTTTGCTTGGATCGCTTCAGCATGAAAATCCAAATTCCCTAAAGGATATAGCAGATATGATTACAGCATCCGGAATCAAATGTGAGATTACGCATGAAGTCGACAGATACCTGTGGGCAAAAATGATTTACAACTGTGCCCTAAATCCTTTGGGCGCAATATTGAATGTGAACTATGGAAAATTAACTGAAAATGAATATTCAAAAGAAATAATGGATAAAATCATTGATGAAATCTTTGAAGTCATTAAATTATCTGGTTATTCAACCCTTTGGAATAGTTCAAAAGAGTATAAGGACATTTTTTACTCCAAACTTGTCCCTGATACCTATGAACATTTCTCATCAACCCATCAGGACATTCAAAGAAAAATCAGAACAGAGATTGACTCGTTAAACGGCAAAGTCATTGAGCTTGGTGAGAAAAATAATGTTGATGTTTCAACAAATAAAATTATCTATAACCTAATCAAAAGTATTGAAAGTGATTTTTAA
- a CDS encoding PD-(D/E)XK nuclease family protein: MKLSKSKVNSYLKCPLEFKFQYIDEIEMPQNQYMALGSDVHQVAEKFTEKFGDNISDIDTRNELIKIAYDLDIGYDLTEHIDNLSIFFNEVFVENNYKLYSNEEYLLDEKNRFSGICDIILEDENGGLVIIDYKTSKSSSFSKYRLELCYYKLLVENVYGRNVSSVGIFFTKNGKLRLLDVCNEDNKRKYLNQSEINHAIDTLHEVREKINDGKFPARRQFLCRYCTYRKLCDEY, from the coding sequence ATGAAATTATCTAAATCAAAAGTAAATTCTTATCTCAAGTGTCCTTTGGAGTTCAAATTTCAGTATATTGATGAAATTGAAATGCCTCAAAACCAATATATGGCACTTGGAAGCGATGTTCATCAGGTAGCCGAAAAGTTCACAGAAAAGTTCGGCGATAACATAAGCGATATCGACACAAGAAACGAGCTTATAAAGATTGCCTATGATTTAGATATCGGATATGACTTAACTGAGCATATTGACAACTTAAGCATATTTTTTAATGAAGTCTTTGTTGAAAACAATTATAAGCTATACTCCAATGAAGAATATCTTCTTGATGAAAAAAACAGGTTTTCAGGAATTTGTGATATTATTCTAGAAGATGAAAATGGAGGCCTTGTCATTATTGATTATAAAACATCCAAATCAAGTTCATTTTCTAAATACCGCCTGGAGCTATGCTACTATAAGCTGCTTGTTGAAAACGTCTACGGAAGAAATGTTTCAAGTGTTGGAATATTTTTTACAAAAAACGGAAAATTGAGACTGCTGGATGTTTGCAATGAAGACAATAAACGCAAATATCTAAACCAAAGTGAAATCAATCATGCAATTGATACATTGCATGAAGTTAGAGAAAAAATAAATGACGGAAAGTTTCCCGCCAGAAGGCAGTTTCTATGCAGATACTGCACATACAGGAAACTTTGCGATGAATATTAG
- a CDS encoding putative quinol monooxygenase codes for MDFIVVLAKVYPKNGCKDSIIEISEELIEKTREEDGNIEYQLLMSLNDNTLTFVEKWETLDDLKKHMASPHFQSFGEETKDFVEKTDIQVIGAEELNL; via the coding sequence ATGGATTTCATTGTTGTTTTAGCTAAAGTATATCCAAAAAATGGTTGTAAAGACAGTATTATTGAAATTTCAGAAGAGTTAATAGAAAAGACTCGTGAAGAAGATGGAAATATTGAATATCAACTATTAATGTCTTTAAATGACAATACATTAACCTTTGTTGAAAAATGGGAAACTTTAGATGACCTAAAAAAACATATGGCATCCCCACATTTCCAATCATTTGGTGAAGAAACCAAAGATTTTGTTGAAAAAACAGATATTCAAGTTATAGGTGCTGAAGAGCTTAACCTATAA
- a CDS encoding ferredoxin family protein, protein MGLGSLFKRNKKDKKEEKVDESHIDIDIGSCDGCEKCVIACSNNVFMLVDETCCVRDHQVCRNCKVCMAICPNDCITVN, encoded by the coding sequence ATGGGTTTAGGTTCACTTTTTAAGAGAAATAAAAAAGATAAAAAAGAAGAAAAAGTTGATGAATCACACATTGACATTGACATAGGCAGTTGTGACGGCTGCGAAAAGTGTGTGATAGCTTGTTCAAACAATGTGTTTATGTTGGTCGATGAAACATGTTGCGTTCGTGACCATCAGGTCTGTAGAAACTGCAAAGTCTGCATGGCAATATGTCCAAACGACTGCATTACAGTAAATTAA
- a CDS encoding GNAT family N-acetyltransferase, protein MNYLQRENNTQRIYLTENTLDVSEILDENYDYIVESMKNEDFSIKNPTCSLFKELVFDNKVVGFCTYDYSRHFMTSALNNIYVLPQFRGNGLFFEELEKTMKEQNKPSIVEPTRLVVELLIRYGFAKKITDNIAASSIEFIVPGAHVLSNIEYDSSEELATHFYDLNICASIHFLDLEKSHVAYSGPLNYDIMHYDCLEKRSQMDDGYFENIRELFLKHDDDFIDAVIELEENLNLKTYTLEEVIGEGDEFSHYIESLIDDAHVTRQKALEIKNQIKEEYEAGMILNESLLIRLAYLFEKPSEATIKSHSDTCPYCDMPIDDHDRFCHFCGINLNYDSENMFDSLMDNIKTPSGDFKEDIRYVAYKFLKLIDDGIEFEYAVRTIENTYNITWEKLNGFLEENNYFNGEITEEGYEFILNHPLNYYEEFDMSCIDYTDFERYFYKNSDLSGIEICLNYLNQFSDDQDVQEIISEIKNYL, encoded by the coding sequence ATGAATTATTTGCAGCGTGAAAATAATACCCAAAGGATATATCTGACTGAAAACACTTTGGATGTTTCTGAAATATTGGATGAAAACTATGATTATATTGTCGAGTCCATGAAAAATGAAGACTTTTCAATTAAAAATCCAACATGCAGCCTGTTCAAGGAACTGGTTTTTGATAACAAGGTGGTTGGATTCTGCACATATGACTATTCAAGGCACTTCATGACTTCCGCTTTAAATAACATTTATGTCCTTCCCCAATTCAGAGGAAACGGGCTGTTTTTTGAAGAACTTGAAAAGACTATGAAAGAGCAGAACAAGCCAAGCATTGTCGAGCCAACAAGACTGGTCGTTGAGCTTTTGATTAGGTATGGATTTGCAAAAAAAATCACCGACAATATCGCTGCAAGTTCCATTGAGTTTATCGTGCCTGGAGCCCATGTCCTGTCAAATATTGAATATGATTCCTCCGAGGAGCTGGCTACCCATTTTTATGATTTAAATATATGTGCAAGTATTCATTTTCTGGATTTGGAAAAGTCACACGTTGCATACAGTGGCCCTCTGAATTATGATATTATGCATTATGACTGTTTGGAAAAGAGAAGCCAAATGGATGATGGGTACTTTGAAAATATCAGGGAACTGTTCCTGAAACATGATGATGACTTTATAGATGCTGTCATTGAACTTGAAGAAAACCTTAACCTTAAGACCTACACATTGGAAGAAGTCATAGGTGAGGGTGATGAGTTCTCCCATTATATAGAATCGTTGATTGATGATGCTCATGTAACCCGTCAAAAGGCTTTGGAAATCAAAAATCAGATAAAAGAGGAATACGAGGCCGGAATGATATTGAATGAATCATTATTGATTAGACTGGCATATCTGTTTGAAAAACCATCTGAAGCAACTATTAAATCCCACTCAGATACATGTCCCTACTGTGACATGCCAATTGATGATCATGACAGGTTTTGCCATTTCTGTGGGATAAATCTGAATTATGACAGTGAGAATATGTTCGATAGCCTGATGGATAACATAAAAACTCCAAGCGGCGATTTTAAAGAAGACATTAGATATGTTGCATACAAGTTTCTGAAATTGATTGATGATGGAATCGAGTTTGAATATGCTGTCCGTACAATTGAAAATACCTATAACATAACTTGGGAAAAACTTAATGGATTCCTGGAAGAAAACAATTATTTCAATGGTGAAATAACTGAGGAAGGCTATGAATTTATCTTGAACCATCCTCTCAATTACTATGAAGAATTTGATATGAGCTGTATTGATTACACTGATTTTGAAAGGTATTTCTACAAAAACTCTGATTTAAGTGGAATCGAGATATGTTTGAACTATTTAAATCAATTTAGCGATGATCAGGATGTCCAGGAAATAATTTCAGAGATTAAAAATTACCTCTAA
- a CDS encoding FAD-dependent oxidoreductase, whose protein sequence is MKVVIVGGGAGGISTASNIRKLDQNIEITVLTRDNKVAYSPCAIPYVLSGTIESFDDIVMRTPEDYKEKNIDVITEVEVTEVDSDKKTVTYEKDGKKTVIDYDKLVLATGGNPFVPPMQGVELDGVFRIRNIDDGIKVQEAMKDAKSAIVTGAGLIGIEIAFALKKQGLNVILSEMLPQIVPRSLDKDMSDILVKYLEMEGINVVLGKPITKLIGDGKVEKACFGDEDLYDADMVIMATGVRAELDLARMAGCEIGRWAVLVNDRMETSVEDVYAVGDCVESKDLILGSNTISQLGTTAVRESKTLARTICGKKSKFNPVLNSMVSKVGKLEFGAVGYTTSFAQQNRIRPVVQKVQALTRARYYPNAKPMDIKVICDGNGTIIGCQIIAEERVAERIDTMTLAITEGLTCFDLSNMEFAYAPPVSMVTDPLILAVEEVSKKFN, encoded by the coding sequence ATGAAAGTAGTAATCGTAGGTGGTGGAGCTGGAGGAATCTCAACAGCTTCAAATATTCGCAAATTGGATCAAAATATAGAAATTACAGTTCTCACAAGAGACAATAAGGTAGCATATTCACCATGCGCCATTCCTTATGTATTGTCAGGTACAATCGAATCATTTGATGATATTGTAATGAGAACTCCTGAAGATTATAAGGAAAAGAACATAGACGTAATTACAGAAGTGGAAGTAACTGAAGTTGACAGTGACAAAAAAACTGTTACTTATGAAAAAGATGGCAAAAAAACTGTCATTGATTATGACAAATTGGTTTTAGCTACTGGCGGTAATCCGTTCGTCCCTCCAATGCAAGGGGTGGAACTTGATGGAGTATTCAGAATCAGAAATATTGACGATGGTATTAAAGTGCAGGAAGCAATGAAGGATGCCAAAAGTGCTATTGTAACTGGTGCAGGTTTGATAGGTATTGAAATTGCATTTGCCCTTAAAAAACAAGGCTTGAATGTTATTTTAAGTGAAATGTTGCCTCAAATTGTACCAAGATCCCTTGATAAGGACATGTCTGACATTTTAGTAAAGTATCTTGAAATGGAAGGTATCAATGTGGTTTTAGGAAAACCGATTACCAAATTGATAGGTGACGGAAAAGTTGAAAAGGCATGCTTTGGTGATGAGGATCTTTATGATGCAGACATGGTTATTATGGCTACAGGTGTTCGTGCGGAACTTGACTTGGCGCGCATGGCAGGCTGTGAAATCGGAAGATGGGCTGTCTTGGTAAATGACAGGATGGAAACTTCTGTTGAAGATGTATATGCTGTAGGGGATTGTGTTGAATCCAAAGACTTGATTTTAGGTTCAAATACCATTTCTCAATTGGGTACAACTGCAGTCCGCGAATCTAAAACATTGGCCCGTACCATTTGTGGCAAAAAGTCCAAATTCAATCCAGTTTTAAATTCAATGGTTTCAAAAGTGGGAAAATTGGAATTTGGTGCTGTAGGATACACTACAAGTTTTGCTCAACAAAACAGAATCAGACCTGTTGTACAAAAGGTACAAGCACTTACAAGAGCTCGCTATTATCCTAATGCCAAACCTATGGATATCAAAGTTATATGTGATGGAAACGGAACTATTATTGGTTGTCAAATCATTGCTGAAGAGAGAGTTGCTGAAAGAATCGATACAATGACTTTGGCAATTACTGAAGGTTTGACATGCTTTGATTTAAGTAATATGGAATTTGCTTATGCGCCACCTGTATCAATGGTTACAGACCCATTAATCCTTGCCGTTGAAGAGGTAAGTAAAAAATTTAATTAA
- the msrA gene encoding peptide-methionine (S)-S-oxide reductase MsrA — protein sequence MTYRIHGILALIRLKRFLPEFEMPRFKYLTHIVINMFEKLQIIYLAGGCFWGVEAFVSRLKGVNQTEVGYANGHDLAPTYEKVCSGKTGHAECVKATYNPKIIALEEILEKFYMIINPHSINRQGNDVGTQYRSGVFWQEDSQRECVLKFFAKKQNDDPKKIVVKVGAIKSFYPAESYHQKYLEKNPQGYCHVDLNLINNKEFDHLTREEYEITQLSMTEPPFSGKYDNFFEDGVYVDVVNGEILFSSEDKFDSGCGWPAFSKPISEDVITKNRDFSYGTTRIEVRSAKSNSHLGHLFHDGLGGSPRYCINSAALKFIPKDKVEDYLNNEKKKIDTMKIEEIKHPELKNHINMIYMHGENENQKAIEKTESEIKEYIKDKEFIISIEDGETVKIPYGNDGNYLVPIFTDALEYKNGMQYFSLNVMDENKEYVIDKLEKYNKKLKEDPNFLGYIVNIARVSYIINITLI from the coding sequence ATGACTTATAGAATTCATGGTATTCTTGCACTAATTAGATTAAAAAGATTTTTGCCGGAATTTGAAATGCCAAGGTTTAAATATTTAACACATATAGTAATTAACATGTTTGAAAAATTACAGATTATATATTTGGCTGGAGGATGTTTTTGGGGTGTTGAAGCATTTGTTTCACGCTTGAAAGGAGTGAATCAAACAGAAGTGGGTTATGCAAATGGACACGACCTTGCACCAACATATGAAAAGGTTTGCAGTGGCAAGACAGGTCATGCGGAATGCGTCAAGGCCACATACAATCCAAAAATCATTGCCCTTGAGGAAATTTTGGAAAAGTTTTACATGATTATTAACCCCCACAGCATCAATCGCCAAGGTAATGATGTTGGAACACAATACAGAAGTGGGGTTTTCTGGCAAGAAGATTCACAAAGAGAATGTGTCCTGAAATTTTTTGCCAAAAAGCAGAATGATGATCCTAAAAAAATCGTTGTTAAAGTGGGTGCAATAAAAAGCTTTTATCCTGCAGAAAGCTATCATCAGAAATACCTTGAGAAAAACCCACAAGGCTATTGTCATGTTGATTTAAATTTAATAAATAATAAAGAATTCGACCACCTGACCCGTGAAGAGTATGAAATAACACAGCTTTCTATGACAGAACCACCATTTAGTGGAAAATATGATAACTTTTTTGAAGATGGTGTATATGTAGACGTAGTAAATGGTGAAATTCTATTCTCTTCTGAAGACAAATTCGATTCGGGATGTGGCTGGCCTGCATTTTCAAAGCCAATTTCAGAAGATGTGATAACAAAGAACAGGGACTTTTCCTATGGAACAACACGCATAGAAGTGAGAAGTGCAAAATCAAACTCACATCTGGGTCATCTGTTTCATGACGGACTAGGAGGATCTCCAAGATATTGCATCAACTCAGCAGCATTGAAATTCATACCAAAAGACAAAGTTGAAGATTATTTAAACAATGAAAAGAAAAAAATAGATACAATGAAAATCGAAGAAATAAAACATCCAGAGTTGAAAAATCATATAAATATGATTTACATGCATGGCGAAAACGAAAACCAGAAAGCCATTGAAAAAACTGAATCCGAAATTAAGGAATACATCAAAGACAAGGAATTTATCATTTCCATTGAAGATGGAGAAACAGTCAAAATTCCCTATGGTAATGACGGCAATTATCTTGTTCCTATCTTTACCGATGCTTTGGAATATAAAAATGGAATGCAATACTTCTCTTTAAACGTAATGGACGAAAACAAGGAATACGTCATAGACAAACTGGAAAAATACAATAAAAAATTAAAGGAAGATCCTAATTTCTTAGGATACATCGTAAATATAGCTCGTGTAAGTTATATAATCAACATTACACTGATTTAA
- a CDS encoding zinc ribbon domain-containing protein, whose amino-acid sequence RNWKCQKCEKILDRDINAAINILNRWFNGD is encoded by the coding sequence CACGCAACTGGAAATGTCAAAAATGCGAAAAAATACTTGATAGGGATATAAACGCAGCAATTAATATTCTAAACCGCTGGTTCAACGGGGATTAG